The following are encoded together in the Zingiber officinale cultivar Zhangliang chromosome 8A, Zo_v1.1, whole genome shotgun sequence genome:
- the LOC122012857 gene encoding probable calcium-binding protein CML27 gives MGEVGEAAQQPLLAAELVRPSPSFRLRTQSLNTLRLRRIFDLFDHDGDGEITIEELAFALDRLGLGADPGELRSTFSAYIPSDRAGLAFEDFETLHRALGDALLGGSATEPSDLAAVEEEMREAFRVFDEDGDGFISAAELQSVLAKLGLPEGRNIERVREMIGSVDSNADGRVDFCEFKHMMEGIAVWGA, from the coding sequence ATGGGCGAAGTGGGTGAGGCCGCCCAACAGCCGCTTCTGGCAGCGGAACTCGTTCGTCCGTCGCCGTCCTTCCGCCTCAGAACCCAGAGCCTCAATACCCTCCGCCTCCGACGCATCTTCGACCTTTTCGACCACGACGGCGACGGGGAGATCACTATCGAGGAGCTCGCCTTCGCCCTCGACCGCCTCGGCCTCGGAGCTGATCCAGGCGAGCTTCGATCCACCTTCTCCGCCTACATCCCGTCCGATCGCGCCGGTCTCGCCTTCGAGGACTTCGAGACCCTCCACCGCGCGCTCGGCGACGCCCTCTTGGGCGGATCCGCCACCGAGCCGTCGGATCTAGCGGCGGTGGAGGAGGAGATGAGGGAGGCGTTCCGGGTGTTTGACGAGGACGGCGACGGGTTCATCTCGGCGGCAGAGCTGCAGTCGGTGCTGGCCAAGCTGGGGCTTCCGGAGGGGCGCAACATCGAGCGGGTGCGGGAGATGATCGGCTCCGTCGACAGCAACGCCGACGGCCGGGTGGATTTCTGCGAGTTCAAGCACATGATGGAGGGCATCGCCGTGTGGGGCGCCTGA
- the LOC122012856 gene encoding zinc finger CCCH domain-containing protein 53-like isoform X2, with the protein MDGFEATRVVMSRIQALDSENAHRIMRLLLMQEHGQQGMIHLAFAPDALFQSVVVRAGVELGVATGTTSAAASPVLLRQNSWAPPPSVLSRSNSGTARDGLSDEQWSSDELVSPNNLGLSPFYGGVGSDLMDEVFLGDYGAAARKSDPNGGEPFHLDIEHRGPSGNGMKWGTNGHHHDRSISGDGFAWKPCVYFARGYCKNGNACRFLHGLPEDGASALKLMASAFPFSPTGSVPPSPSSFSSQRATTAEAVAAMMLAGEESHNFMGRTRTERGNLMTTNPGSRQIYLTFPADSTFTEQDVSNYFSNYGPVQDVRIPFQQKRMFGFVTFVYSETVKLILAMGNPHNVCDSRVLVKPYKEKIKNPDKFRKQQQQQAQTFDHLQQLVPMLSDSGSYNHELLLRRKLQEQQQAVELQRSIELQWRRFSGLQLDLSDRSLSSASASINSPFVAVTRPISSVDSSSSGTNSPREDKSPRVAEPEEKTNNFDKDDGLLESIDHGLPDSPFASPIVHAGFTL; encoded by the exons ATGGATGGCTTCGAGGCGACGAGGGTAGTGATGTCGAGGATCCAAGCCCTGGATTCGGAGAACGCCCACAGAATCATGCGGCTGCTCTTGATGCAGGAGCACGGCCAGCAGGGGATGATTCACCTCGCCTTCGCCCCTGACGCGCTGTTCCAGTCGGTGGTGGTGAGAGCAGGCGTGGAGCTCGGCGTCGCCACTGGAACAACTTCCGCCGCAGCTTCGCCGGTGCTCCTCCGCCAGAACTCCTGGGCTCCACCGCCCTCCGTCTTATCCCGCTCCAACAGCGGCACCGCCCGCGATGGGTTGAGCGATGAGCAATGGAGCTCCGACGAGCTCGTTAGCCCTAATAATCTCGGTCTCTCACCCTTCTATGGCGGCGTCGGATCCGATCTAATGGATGAAGTATTCCTCGGTGATTACGGCGCGGCCGCCCGCAAATCGGACCCTAATGGCGGCGAACCGTTCCACCTCGACATCGAGCACCGGGGCCCGAGCGGGAACGGCATGAAGTGGGGGACCAACGGCCACCACCACGACCGGAGCATCTCCGGCGACGGGTTCGCCTGGAAGCCGTGCGTCTACTTCGCTAGAGGCTATTGCAAGAACGGCAACGCCTGTCGGTTCCTTCACGGGCTCCCGGAGGACGGAGCCAGCGCCTTGAAGCTCATGGCATCGGCGTTCCCCTTCTCGCCAACTGGTTCGGTGCCGCCATCGCCTTCGTCGTTCTCGAGCCAAAG AGCAACAACTGCTGAGGCCGTCGCGGCGATGATGCTGGCGGGGGAGGAATCTCATAACTTCATGGGTAGAACAAGAACTGAAAGAGGCAATTTGATGACGACTAATCCTGGCTCGAGACAGATTTACTTGACGTTCCCAGCCGACAGCACATTCACTGAACAGGATGTCTCCAATTACTTCAG CAATTACGGGCCGGTGCAAGACGTGAGGATCCCTTTCCAGCAGAAGAGAATGTTTGGTTTCGTGACCTTCGTCTACTCGGAGACCGTAAAGCTGATCTTGGCCATGGGGAATCCTCATAACGTCTGCGATTCTCGGGTTCTCGTCAAGCCTTACAAGGAGAAGATCAAGAACCCTGATAAATTCAG aaagcagcagcagcagcaagctCAAACCTTTGATCACCTTCAACAACTTG TACCGATGTTGTCCGATAGTGGCAGTTACAACCACGAGCTGCTTCTGAGAAGAAAGCTACAAGAGCAGCAACAAGCAGTGGAGCTACAGCGATCCATCGAGCTGCAATGGAGACGATTTTCGGGTCTCCAGCTTGACTTAAGCGACAGAAGCTTGTCCTCAGCTTCAGCTTCCATCAACTCTCCCTTTGTGGCTGTTACTAGACCGATCAGTAGTGTGGATAGCAGTAGCAGTGGGACTAACTCACCAAGAGAAG ATAAGAGCCCTCGTGTCGCAGAACCAGAAGAGAAGACAAACAATTTCGATAAAGATGATGGTTTGCTAGAAAG CATTGACCATGGCTTGCCTGATAGCCCATTCGCCTCACCGATCGTTCATGCTGGATTCACTCTCTAA
- the LOC122012856 gene encoding zinc finger CCCH domain-containing protein 53-like isoform X1, translated as MDGFEATRVVMSRIQALDSENAHRIMRLLLMQEHGQQGMIHLAFAPDALFQSVVVRAGVELGVATGTTSAAASPVLLRQNSWAPPPSVLSRSNSGTARDGLSDEQWSSDELVSPNNLGLSPFYGGVGSDLMDEVFLGDYGAAARKSDPNGGEPFHLDIEHRGPSGNGMKWGTNGHHHDRSISGDGFAWKPCVYFARGYCKNGNACRFLHGLPEDGASALKLMASAFPFSPTGSVPPSPSSFSSQRATTAEAVAAMMLAGEESHNFMGRTRTERGNLMTTNPGSRQIYLTFPADSTFTEQDVSNYFSNYGPVQDVRIPFQQKRMFGFVTFVYSETVKLILAMGNPHNVCDSRVLVKPYKEKIKNPDKFRKQQQQQAQTFDHLQQLAVPMLSDSGSYNHELLLRRKLQEQQQAVELQRSIELQWRRFSGLQLDLSDRSLSSASASINSPFVAVTRPISSVDSSSSGTNSPREDKSPRVAEPEEKTNNFDKDDGLLESIDHGLPDSPFASPIVHAGFTL; from the exons ATGGATGGCTTCGAGGCGACGAGGGTAGTGATGTCGAGGATCCAAGCCCTGGATTCGGAGAACGCCCACAGAATCATGCGGCTGCTCTTGATGCAGGAGCACGGCCAGCAGGGGATGATTCACCTCGCCTTCGCCCCTGACGCGCTGTTCCAGTCGGTGGTGGTGAGAGCAGGCGTGGAGCTCGGCGTCGCCACTGGAACAACTTCCGCCGCAGCTTCGCCGGTGCTCCTCCGCCAGAACTCCTGGGCTCCACCGCCCTCCGTCTTATCCCGCTCCAACAGCGGCACCGCCCGCGATGGGTTGAGCGATGAGCAATGGAGCTCCGACGAGCTCGTTAGCCCTAATAATCTCGGTCTCTCACCCTTCTATGGCGGCGTCGGATCCGATCTAATGGATGAAGTATTCCTCGGTGATTACGGCGCGGCCGCCCGCAAATCGGACCCTAATGGCGGCGAACCGTTCCACCTCGACATCGAGCACCGGGGCCCGAGCGGGAACGGCATGAAGTGGGGGACCAACGGCCACCACCACGACCGGAGCATCTCCGGCGACGGGTTCGCCTGGAAGCCGTGCGTCTACTTCGCTAGAGGCTATTGCAAGAACGGCAACGCCTGTCGGTTCCTTCACGGGCTCCCGGAGGACGGAGCCAGCGCCTTGAAGCTCATGGCATCGGCGTTCCCCTTCTCGCCAACTGGTTCGGTGCCGCCATCGCCTTCGTCGTTCTCGAGCCAAAG AGCAACAACTGCTGAGGCCGTCGCGGCGATGATGCTGGCGGGGGAGGAATCTCATAACTTCATGGGTAGAACAAGAACTGAAAGAGGCAATTTGATGACGACTAATCCTGGCTCGAGACAGATTTACTTGACGTTCCCAGCCGACAGCACATTCACTGAACAGGATGTCTCCAATTACTTCAG CAATTACGGGCCGGTGCAAGACGTGAGGATCCCTTTCCAGCAGAAGAGAATGTTTGGTTTCGTGACCTTCGTCTACTCGGAGACCGTAAAGCTGATCTTGGCCATGGGGAATCCTCATAACGTCTGCGATTCTCGGGTTCTCGTCAAGCCTTACAAGGAGAAGATCAAGAACCCTGATAAATTCAG aaagcagcagcagcagcaagctCAAACCTTTGATCACCTTCAACAACTTG CAGTACCGATGTTGTCCGATAGTGGCAGTTACAACCACGAGCTGCTTCTGAGAAGAAAGCTACAAGAGCAGCAACAAGCAGTGGAGCTACAGCGATCCATCGAGCTGCAATGGAGACGATTTTCGGGTCTCCAGCTTGACTTAAGCGACAGAAGCTTGTCCTCAGCTTCAGCTTCCATCAACTCTCCCTTTGTGGCTGTTACTAGACCGATCAGTAGTGTGGATAGCAGTAGCAGTGGGACTAACTCACCAAGAGAAG ATAAGAGCCCTCGTGTCGCAGAACCAGAAGAGAAGACAAACAATTTCGATAAAGATGATGGTTTGCTAGAAAG CATTGACCATGGCTTGCCTGATAGCCCATTCGCCTCACCGATCGTTCATGCTGGATTCACTCTCTAA